Proteins encoded in a region of the Calonectris borealis unplaced genomic scaffold, bCalBor7.hap1.2 HAP1_SCAFFOLD_66, whole genome shotgun sequence genome:
- the LOC142076587 gene encoding olfactory receptor 14J1-like has protein sequence MPNTSSITHFLLLAFADTRELQLLHFWLFLGIYLAALLGNGLIITAIACDHRLHTPMYFFLLNLSVLDLGCISTTVPKSMANSLWDTRAISYAGCAAQLFLVAFLAMAEYYLLTVMAYDRYVAICQPLHYGTLMGSRACVHMAAAAWGGGFLTGLLHTANTFSLPLCKGNAVDQFFCEIPQILKLSCSHFYLREFGLLVFSASFAFVCFVFIVMSYVQIFRAVLRIPREQRRHKTFSTCLPHLAVVSLFVSTAVFANLKPPSISSPSLDLVVTVLYSVVPPVVNPLIYSMRNQELKGALRKLFEHTLFQQQ, from the coding sequence atgcccaacaccagctccatcacccacttcctcctcctggccttcgcagacacacgggagctgcagctcttgcacttctggctcttcctgggcatctacctggctgccctgctgggcaacggcctcatcatcaccgccatagcctgcgaccaccgcctccacacccccatgtacttcttcctcctcaacctctccgtcctcgacctgggctgcatctccaccactgttcccaaatccatggccaattccctgtgggacaccagggccatctcctacgcaggatgtgctgcacagctctttcttgtTGCCTTCTTGGCAATGGCAGAGTATTATCTTCTCaccgtcatggcctatgaccgctatgttgccatctgccaacccctgcactacgggaccctgatgggcagcagagcttgtgtccacatggcagcagctgcctggggcggtgggtttctcactggtctgcttcacactgccaatacattttcactgccactctgcaagggcaatgctgtggaccagttcttctgtgaaatcccccagatcctcaagctctcctgctcacacttcTACCTCAGGGAATTTGGGCTTCTTGTGTTCAGCGcctcttttgcttttgtgtgttttgttttcatcgtgatgtcctatgtgcagatcttcagggctgtgctgaggattcccCGCGAACAGAGACGGCACAaaaccttttccacgtgcctccctcacctggccgtggtctccctgtttgtcagcactgctgtgtttgccaacttgaagcccccctccatctcctccccatccctggatctggtggtgacagttctgtactcagtggttcCTCCAgtagtgaaccccctcatctacagcatgaggaaccaagAGCTCAAGGGTGCCCTGAGGAAACTATTTGAACACACACTATTCCAGCAACAATAA